GCCGTAGCTTGGATTTCTGGTGACCCTTCCTTAACTATTGATCCGACAAATGGAGATCAAAAACATTCCGTAGAGAATCTGTCCGAAGATATTGTGGCAGTTAGCAAATTGGGGCAATGGGATTGGGAAGCAATAAGGGGTACTGGTGAAGAATTAATAATCACGGTTTCTATACCGGAGATGACAGAAATACAATTTAATGACCCATCCAAACTACGATTGGTAGGATGGAACGGAACTTCATGGATAAAAATTGGAAATACAGGTGCCAGTGGACTAACAAATAAAAGTACTTTGAAAGGAATTATGAAAGAGGGAATTCAGGCTATTGCCATTGGAGCTATTGAGTCAGTTATAATAGATTCAGATGGAGATAGTCTTCCTGATACAACTGAAGGTTATACAACTGATACAGATAGTGATGGTATATTAAATTATTTGGATAATGATGATGATGGAGATGGCATTTTAACCATTGATGAACACCCCGATCCTAATGGTGATGGATTGACAAATGATGCATGGGACAGCAACAACAATGGAATAGCAGACTATCTAGATCCGTTTATAGCGAATCCTGTAGACGAAATTATTATTTATAATGCGATCTCACCATATAATTCAGATGGATTAAATGATACTTTTGTTATCGAAAAAATAGAACTATATCCCGATAACATTGTAGAAATATATGATCGCTGGGGTAAGGTTGTTTATGAAACGAAGGGTTATAATCAAAATAAGAATGTCTTTAGAGGTATGGCAGAAGGAAATACAACATACAAACAGGGCATTTTTTTAAGTATAGGTACATATTTCTATTTTATAAAATATAAAAATGATAAAGGACTAGAAAAAATTAAAAAGGGCTATTTATATATAAGTAATTGAAATATGATCATCTTATTAATAACTTAAAAGACAAGATGATCATTTTTCACGATTCTCTATTTTTTTTATTAGACCGCATGAAACCAAACGTATAATAGTAATAGCTTGGAATTTGTTTTCTTTATAATTTCCTTTTACTGTGCTTGTAAAGCATTTTCCAAGATAGTTTTCTGTAAATTGGTACCCATACCGCTTACTTCCATAGATCTATTATTGCTTACTTGCCCTACTCTATTCCTTTTGAACTGAATCCCTCTTTCTTCCATTAAAGATAAGTATATTAATAAAGAACATAGGTATGCAATTATTTTTATTAAAGTAAAGTATTCCTTACCTAAAAAAATAACCTATAGTCCTGTTTTTATATCTTTTTACACCAAACTAATAATAGCCTGTTTTTTAATTTTACACCTTTATTAATCTAAGTGATCAATTTAAAAACTTTACAAATTTAAAGATCTTACCGATCATCACTAAAAAAAGAAATGGAAATGAAAAAATTAATTATTGCATTAGTACTTGGAATTGGACTAAATGGTTTTGCACAAGAAAACAAACCAAAAACAAACAAAACAACCCATAAAAAAGAGATGAAATCAGACGTCAAACAAAAAGATCAAACTGGTCGTGACGTGTCAAAGAAAAATGAAAAATCACAAGAAAAAAAAACAGAACCCAAAGCAACAGTAACTAAAACAAGTACTACACAAAAGAAAGATCATAAAACTAAAAAGTAAAATCGTAATAGAAAATTATTACAAACTATAACCTTGCTTAAGAAAACTTAAGCAAGGTTATTTTTATTCAACCTATTAAATTTCAAAATGGCCTCTCACAAAAGAGACCTAAACTTAAAGTCTTTTCTTATTTACACCAATACACTATAGGTCGATATAATAATATTTCTCCAAGTTAAGTATATCTTCTTCTACTCTTGCTTTCAAATATTTTTTTCGAAATTCGATTTATCCCCGGATTTATAAAAAACGTGTAAACAATAATACAAGGTAAAAACAAATTATTCCCTCAATAAAGAATGAATACTCAGCATGGATAAAAGGTCCGGAAAAAGTTATTCTTCTAAAGCAAGGGATATTTCAAAGCTAAAACTCCGTCAAAATTGTTTTTGAATATAATAAGTAACCTATTCTTCTATTAATATGGCTTTATACAGTGTGTTTTAACAAACAAATAGTAATTCCTTTGTATTCTTGACATTTTAGACATAATCATATACATCAGTGAAAAAGAGTTATAAAGTCTTGTCACACTATGGAGCAAGCAAGGTTATATTGAGCTCACAAATTTTAAAATATATAATAATAATAATAATAATAATAATAATAATAATAATAATAAATTATAAACGTCTCCTTCGGTTTCATCTCGATACCAGGTAAGAAAGATTTTATGTAATATTTAATAAATAAACAATAAAAATATAGATAATTATGGCTGAACTGAGCACACTTTTTGCGAAAATTCATATTACAAAAGACAATTTTGATAACTTTCTAGAATCAAAACCAAGGACTCCTAAACTTGACAACAACTGGTTAACATGGTGGAATTCACGTACAATGTCTGGTAAATTTGATTTGCAAAAAGAAGATTTACATCATTATGAATGCACAAACAACAAATCCATAATACAAGGCTGGAAAAACTACCTCCAAAGTTTGACCTTTTCAGATTACGATCCGGACAATGAAATATGGCATTTTGGAATTATTCTTTTCAGTGAAAATTACCGAGAAATGATCCCTATGCTTGCATTTATAAAAAGCGTAGCAGAATTTAAAACAGAAAGCATCGAGGACTTTGCAACGGTGTACAGCTATCTTTGGGGCGGTGATGTTAGCGCATATATAAATTATGAAAATTTAGTTGGAATTTTTGACTCTAAAATTCAAACAACA
This genomic window from Flavobacterium sp. 9 contains:
- a CDS encoding gliding motility-associated C-terminal domain-containing protein; the protein is MNLKIQKEIKIKKMFLIVLLFVLQQIQSQVYVPAKGEITFFSPPHLGFNSDWATSRSSSPGYFNWLIASGNYTGVDDIHHINGYVKKYGSEEFTFPVGDGNQLRELSISAPQIPSDVYAVAWISGDPSLTIDPTNGDQKHSVENLSEDIVAVSKLGQWDWEAIRGTGEELIITVSIPEMTEIQFNDPSKLRLVGWNGTSWIKIGNTGASGLTNKSTLKGIMKEGIQAIAIGAIESVIIDSDGDSLPDTTEGYTTDTDSDGILNYLDNDDDGDGILTIDEHPDPNGDGLTNDAWDSNNNGIADYLDPFIANPVDEIIIYNAISPYNSDGLNDTFVIEKIELYPDNIVEIYDRWGKVVYETKGYNQNKNVFRGMAEGNTTYKQGIFLSIGTYFYFIKYKNDKGLEKIKKGYLYISN